From Nitrospirota bacterium, one genomic window encodes:
- a CDS encoding DUF5615 family PIN-like protein, translating to MISIYCDEDVDVLIKLLLEAKGFKVLTTLGEKMLGATDIKQMDYAIKKECVFLTHNRTHYEQLYAELIAKGKDHAGVIIATRRNIYELARRVSRVLSGYTKESIKNKLLYI from the coding sequence GTGATTTCAATTTACTGTGATGAAGATGTTGATGTCCTTATAAAACTACTCCTTGAGGCAAAGGGCTTTAAGGTTCTAACCACTCTTGGGGAGAAAATGCTTGGAGCCACAGACATAAAGCAGATGGATTACGCCATAAAGAAAGAATGCGTCTTTCTGACACATAACAGAACCCATTATGAGCAGTTATATGCGGAACTTATTGCCAAGGGCAAAGACCATGCAGGTGTTATCATAGCCACCAGAAGAAATATATACGAACTTGCCCGAAGGGTATCAAGAGTTCTTTCAGGATATACTAAAGAAAGTATCAAAAACAAACTGCTATATATTTGA
- a CDS encoding DUF433 domain-containing protein, with product MPVTTEYKYITKNREILGGEPVIKGTRTPVRAIVENWRLGMSPEEIVIHMPHLTLAQVFESLSYYSDHQREINKYIEKNQIPADKIHSSLK from the coding sequence ATGCCGGTCACAACAGAATATAAATACATCACGAAAAACAGAGAGATACTTGGCGGAGAGCCTGTAATCAAAGGGACAAGGACTCCGGTTAGGGCTATTGTAGAAAACTGGCGGCTTGGCATGTCTCCTGAAGAGATTGTAATCCATATGCCCCACCTCACACTTGCTCAGGTGTTTGAATCGCTGAGTTACTATAGCGACCACCAGAGAGAAATTAACAAATACATTGAAAAGAATCAGATACCAGCAGACAAAATTCATTCATCTTTAAAGTGA
- a CDS encoding 3-dehydroquinate synthase: MEKIRVSLGERSYDIHIGSGILGAVGSKLKPYKPSPKIAIISNPTVYKLCGKVVSDSIKKAGFKPLNVIIPDGEQYKSLLWAEYIWTGLLKAGLDRKSIIIALGGGVIGDIAGFTASTYMRGIRYIQVPTTLLSQVDSSVGGKTGVNHPLGKNMIGTFYQPSLVCIDTDTLKTLPQKEFISGMAEVIKYGVIWDKSLFEFLERQRSAILRLDRKALTHIIRRSCEIKGEVVSRDEKEQGLRAILNYGHTIGHAIETVTGYKRYLHGEAIAIGMCTEADIAGLNSKELSRIKRVIDSYGLPIELPKNIPVEKLLRTMEVDKKALAGELRFILPEEIGSVRIKEVDRERIRKVLP, encoded by the coding sequence CTGGAAAAAATAAGGGTCTCATTGGGTGAAAGAAGCTATGACATCCATATCGGCTCAGGCATCTTAGGTGCAGTTGGCAGTAAACTTAAACCCTATAAGCCAAGCCCAAAAATAGCCATTATTAGTAACCCGACTGTTTATAAGCTCTGTGGAAAGGTTGTATCTGACTCCATAAAAAAAGCAGGGTTTAAGCCTTTGAATGTCATTATCCCCGATGGCGAGCAATACAAAAGCCTTCTATGGGCAGAATACATATGGACAGGGCTCCTTAAGGCTGGGCTTGACAGAAAATCCATTATCATAGCCCTTGGAGGAGGTGTCATAGGAGATATAGCAGGTTTTACTGCATCCACATACATGAGGGGCATCCGCTATATACAGGTTCCAACAACACTTCTAAGTCAGGTGGATAGCTCAGTGGGTGGCAAAACCGGTGTCAATCATCCATTGGGTAAAAACATGATTGGAACATTCTATCAGCCATCATTGGTCTGTATTGATACAGATACTTTAAAGACACTGCCTCAAAAAGAGTTTATCTCAGGCATGGCAGAGGTGATTAAATACGGAGTCATATGGGATAAAAGCCTTTTTGAGTTTCTTGAAAGGCAAAGGTCTGCCATACTCAGGCTTGATAGAAAAGCCCTGACCCACATTATCAGACGCTCATGCGAGATAAAAGGAGAGGTTGTCTCAAGGGATGAAAAAGAGCAAGGCTTAAGGGCAATTTTAAATTATGGACATACAATAGGCCATGCAATTGAGACTGTCACAGGGTATAAAAGATACCTTCATGGAGAGGCAATTGCAATAGGAATGTGTACAGAAGCAGACATCGCAGGTCTTAATTCGAAAGAACTATCACGAATAAAAAGAGTCATTGACTCTTATGGGCTTCCAATTGAATTGCCAAAGAACATACCAGTTGAGAAACTTCTAAGGACAATGGAGGTTGATAAAAAAGCTCTTGCAGGTGAGCTAAGATTTATCCTTCCTGAAGAGATTGGCTCTGTAAGGATAAAAGAGGTGGACAGGGAAAGGATAAGAAAAGTCCTGCCTTAA
- a CDS encoding cytosolic protein translates to MKQLNLNEVYEYVEKYISIFHQKRLEYITTTTELDKILQQKNPYLFRAKNILTAQDLIKGFLDAFLQSQEETLFGEFIEGLAIFVCDRVFSAKKSQLTGIDLEFEKNNCIYIVEIKAGWNWGNASQIKQLKVNFENAKKFLENQTGKKVIAVNGCCFGNKKNRSPEKDGYYKICGQEFWQLVSGSENFYIDIIEPIGHKAKQKNEEFLEAYAVVVNKFTLEFAQRFCIDGKIDWKRLLEFNSGQIKKYK, encoded by the coding sequence ATGAAACAGCTAAATCTAAATGAAGTTTATGAATATGTTGAAAAGTATATTTCCATTTTTCATCAAAAGCGACTTGAATACATTACAACTACAACAGAATTAGATAAAATTCTTCAGCAGAAAAATCCTTATTTGTTCAGGGCTAAAAATATTTTGACTGCCCAAGACTTAATAAAAGGATTTTTAGATGCTTTTCTTCAATCTCAAGAAGAAACTTTATTTGGTGAATTTATTGAAGGTTTAGCAATTTTTGTATGTGACAGAGTTTTTAGTGCGAAAAAATCGCAGTTAACAGGGATTGATTTGGAATTTGAAAAGAATAATTGCATCTACATCGTAGAAATAAAGGCTGGATGGAATTGGGGCAATGCAAGCCAAATCAAGCAGTTGAAAGTTAACTTTGAAAATGCCAAAAAATTTTTAGAAAACCAAACAGGTAAAAAAGTAATTGCGGTAAACGGTTGTTGTTTTGGAAATAAGAAAAATAGAAGCCCCGAAAAAGATGGTTACTATAAAATTTGTGGACAGGAATTTTGGCAATTGGTTTCGGGAAGTGAAAATTTTTACATTGATATTATTGAGCCAATCGGACACAAGGCAAAACAAAAAAATGAAGAGTTTCTCGAAGCTTATGCTGTTGTCGTAAATAAATTTACATTAGAATTTGCTCAACGATTTTGTATAGATGGAAAAATTGATTGGAAGAGACTTTTAGAATTTAATTCAGGACAAATAAAAAAATATAAATAA
- a CDS encoding site-specific DNA-methyltransferase, translated as MRKIQSEIILGDCKEVLKDLNENSIDLIFTSPPYADRRVHTYGGIKPEEYVDWFLLRSEQFLRVLKPEGTFILNVKEKAENGERHTYVLELILALRKQGWLWTEEFIWHKKNCYPGKWPNRFRDAWERLLQFNKTKQFKMFQEAVMIPVGDWVEDRLKNLSEKDKIRFESRSKSGFGKNISNWLKRDKVYPTNVLHLATECSNRNHSAVFPEGLPEWFIKLFTEEGDTVLDPFMGSGTTLRVANRLRRNSIGIDIISEYYEMMKSEIRGEYSLFEPKAKYETAKSK; from the coding sequence ATGAGGAAGATTCAGAGTGAAATAATTTTAGGTGATTGCAAAGAGGTTTTAAAAGACCTTAATGAAAACTCCATAGATTTAATCTTTACATCACCACCTTACGCTGATAGACGTGTCCATACATATGGTGGAATTAAACCAGAGGAATATGTTGACTGGTTTTTATTGAGAAGCGAACAATTTTTAAGGGTGTTAAAGCCAGAAGGTACATTTATTTTGAATGTTAAGGAAAAAGCAGAAAATGGTGAACGACATACTTATGTTTTAGAATTAATTTTAGCATTAAGAAAACAGGGCTGGTTATGGACAGAAGAATTTATCTGGCATAAAAAGAATTGTTATCCTGGAAAGTGGCCAAATCGTTTTCGTGATGCTTGGGAAAGATTGCTACAATTCAATAAAACTAAGCAGTTTAAAATGTTTCAAGAAGCAGTTATGATACCTGTTGGTGACTGGGTAGAAGATAGATTAAAAAACTTAAGTGAAAAGGATAAGATAAGGTTTGAATCAAGGTCAAAAAGTGGTTTTGGGAAAAATATTTCAAATTGGTTAAAGCGTGACAAAGTTTATCCCACAAATGTATTACATTTAGCAACCGAATGTAGTAATAGAAACCATAGTGCTGTTTTTCCAGAAGGTTTACCAGAATGGTTCATAAAACTGTTCACAGAAGAAGGAGATACTGTATTAGACCCCTTTATGGGTTCAGGCACAACATTAAGAGTTGCCAATAGACTAAGAAGAAATTCAATAGGAATTGATATTATTTCAGAATATTATGAAATGATGAAATCTGAAATAAGAGGTGAATACTCATTATTTGAACCAAAAGCGAAATATGAAACAGCTAAATCTAAATGA
- a CDS encoding shikimate kinase yields the protein MKNIVLTGFMGTGKTEVGKELSIRLGFTFIDMDEKIVKKEGMPITEIFKTHGEPYFRDIETNIIKNISKQKNVVISTGGGAVLKEENMSSLKEHGIIVWLKASPESILKRTANDSTRPLLQVNDPLKKIKELLAYRTPFYEKADIMVDTEGKTPREIAEEILKGAKNI from the coding sequence TTGAAAAACATAGTCCTTACAGGCTTTATGGGAACTGGCAAGACAGAGGTCGGAAAAGAGCTTTCAATAAGGTTAGGGTTTACCTTCATAGATATGGATGAGAAGATTGTAAAAAAAGAGGGGATGCCTATTACAGAGATATTTAAAACACATGGAGAGCCTTATTTCAGGGACATAGAGACAAACATTATAAAGAATATTTCAAAGCAGAAGAATGTCGTTATCTCAACAGGGGGCGGTGCGGTCTTGAAAGAGGAGAATATGTCATCTTTGAAAGAGCACGGCATCATAGTGTGGCTTAAGGCAAGCCCTGAGAGCATTCTTAAAAGAACCGCTAATGACAGCACAAGACCGCTTCTACAGGTCAATGACCCGCTAAAAAAAATAAAAGAGCTTTTAGCATATAGAACACCTTTTTATGAGAAGGCAGATATTATGGTAGACACAGAGGGGAAGACACCAAGAGAAATTGCAGAAGAGATACTGAAGGGGGCAAAAAATATATAA
- the aroC gene encoding chorismate synthase: MSLRFLTGGESHGKALIGIIEGIPSGLPLLPDDINKELKRRQGGKGRGGRMKIEDDRAEILSGVRLGKTLGSPLSLLIENKDWINWKEVMSSEAILNVIEPVTKPRPGHADLAGAMKYNTHDIRDILERSSARETAMRVALGAVAKRLLEEFDILIGSYVISIGSVKCKETEPKFWAEPRYLISIAEKAEKSPVRCPFKNDSKEMEKLIEKAQKEGNSLGGVFEVFAVGVPPGLGSHIQWDRRLDGRLAQALMSIQAIKAVAVGSGFNMASRFGRDVMDEIFYRSGRFLRKTNNAGGIEGGMTNGMPIVLRAAMKPIPTQRKPLRTVDIKTKKPVSAVYERSDICAVPSASVIGEAMTALTLSDAFLEKFGGDSIKETKRNYNSYIEYLKGF, encoded by the coding sequence ATGTCATTAAGATTCCTTACTGGAGGAGAATCCCACGGAAAAGCCCTTATCGGCATAATCGAGGGCATCCCTTCTGGTCTACCCCTTTTACCCGATGACATAAATAAAGAGCTTAAAAGAAGGCAGGGAGGTAAAGGCAGAGGCGGAAGAATGAAGATAGAAGATGATCGCGCTGAAATCCTCTCGGGTGTGAGATTGGGTAAGACATTAGGGTCTCCTTTGAGCCTTCTCATCGAAAACAAAGACTGGATTAACTGGAAAGAGGTAATGTCCTCGGAGGCTATCTTAAATGTAATTGAGCCTGTCACAAAGCCAAGACCCGGGCATGCAGACCTTGCAGGAGCTATGAAATACAACACACACGACATAAGGGACATACTTGAGCGTTCAAGTGCAAGAGAAACTGCAATGAGGGTTGCATTGGGTGCAGTTGCCAAAAGGCTTCTTGAGGAGTTTGACATATTAATCGGAAGTTATGTGATTTCAATCGGCTCTGTAAAATGTAAGGAGACAGAGCCCAAATTCTGGGCAGAGCCTCGTTATCTCATTTCCATTGCCGAGAAGGCAGAGAAATCCCCTGTGAGATGTCCTTTTAAGAACGACTCTAAAGAAATGGAAAAACTGATTGAAAAGGCACAAAAGGAGGGAAACTCATTGGGCGGAGTCTTTGAGGTCTTTGCAGTAGGTGTGCCTCCGGGGCTTGGAAGCCACATCCAGTGGGACAGGAGGCTCGATGGAAGGCTTGCACAGGCACTCATGTCCATACAGGCAATAAAGGCAGTGGCAGTGGGCTCAGGATTTAATATGGCATCTCGATTCGGAAGGGATGTCATGGATGAGATTTTCTATAGAAGTGGAAGATTCCTTAGAAAGACAAACAACGCAGGCGGAATAGAAGGCGGAATGACTAATGGAATGCCTATAGTGTTAAGAGCCGCAATGAAGCCCATACCAACACAGAGGAAGCCGCTCAGGACAGTTGATATAAAGACGAAAAAACCAGTTTCTGCGGTGTATGAGCGCTCTGACATATGCGCTGTGCCTTCTGCATCTGTTATAGGAGAGGCAATGACAGCACTTACTCTATCGGATGCCTTTTTAGAGAAGTTCGGTGGAGATAGCATCAAGGAGACAAAGAGAAACTATAACTCCTATATAGAATATCTAAAGGGCTTCTGA
- a CDS encoding DnaJ domain-containing protein, whose protein sequence is MSGKNKDKRHFYRYNRKSNFKVHIGGKSFKAETFDYSLSGIGAEVEDSPPIDVGDTLHIDIPNSSLRFQGRVVRAEKSKAGLKIGVFRLSPFCGSLGEFKLSDILLGLQRGGKTGILSLKNGSVIKSIFINSGDMVFASSNQDADRLGHVLLMEGRLSPEQYERLLETVNKTGKRQGRVLVELGYLKPQELPWAVRHHVEHIILSVFAFEDAEFGFREGPLPKDEVIPLRLSAANLIYRGIKKIENPSYIRRECPTHDNIICFSSDPLDLFQDIRLDEEDKKLLSYVDGKTDIKQIIQLMHIGEDKILKSIYALLLTRIITVKEGEEPSIDISAEEVIGQKDMSAEVVEKIERLYQVYNSLGYYGVLRVKDTASSEEIRRAYYRMAKEFHPDRHFSLPHEEKSKLNALFSYITTAYSTLTNPTSRKQYDTALSDKPQRSFSNEETASQKFEQGMIELKRGKFSESARLFSEATYYDNSIAKYHYYYGSALRRLEKHKEAEKAVGRALKIDPFNADYLSEAGLIYLSLGFTLRAKGNFEKALKTMPTNQKAKEGLAKISEIEKAG, encoded by the coding sequence ATGTCGGGAAAAAACAAAGACAAGAGGCATTTCTACAGGTACAACAGAAAATCCAACTTTAAGGTTCATATCGGAGGCAAATCCTTTAAGGCAGAGACCTTTGATTATTCCTTAAGCGGTATCGGAGCTGAGGTCGAAGACTCCCCGCCCATCGATGTGGGCGATACCCTTCATATAGACATCCCCAACAGCTCCCTTAGGTTTCAGGGAAGGGTCGTGAGGGCAGAGAAATCAAAGGCTGGATTAAAAATAGGGGTCTTCAGGCTAAGCCCTTTTTGTGGTTCTTTAGGGGAGTTTAAGCTCTCCGATATCTTACTTGGACTTCAAAGGGGAGGTAAGACAGGCATACTCAGCCTGAAAAACGGAAGTGTAATAAAAAGCATCTTTATAAATTCAGGAGACATGGTATTTGCCTCGTCGAATCAGGATGCTGACAGGCTTGGGCATGTGCTCCTCATGGAAGGCAGGCTTAGCCCCGAACAATATGAAAGGTTATTAGAGACAGTTAATAAGACAGGTAAGAGGCAGGGTAGGGTCCTCGTTGAATTGGGCTATCTTAAGCCTCAGGAGCTTCCATGGGCCGTAAGGCATCATGTCGAGCATATCATCCTGAGTGTTTTTGCCTTTGAAGATGCAGAGTTTGGCTTCAGGGAAGGACCGCTTCCAAAAGATGAGGTCATACCCCTTAGGCTTTCTGCGGCAAATCTCATATATCGGGGCATAAAGAAGATTGAAAATCCATCTTATATCAGACGTGAATGTCCTACACATGACAATATAATATGTTTTTCTTCAGACCCGCTTGACCTTTTTCAGGACATAAGATTAGATGAGGAGGATAAAAAACTCCTTTCTTATGTGGATGGAAAAACAGATATAAAACAAATCATTCAGCTTATGCATATCGGTGAGGATAAAATACTGAAATCCATCTATGCACTTCTTTTAACGAGAATAATAACTGTCAAGGAAGGAGAAGAGCCCTCTATCGATATATCTGCCGAGGAGGTTATTGGGCAAAAGGATATGTCTGCTGAGGTTGTGGAAAAGATAGAGAGGCTTTATCAGGTATACAACAGTCTTGGCTACTACGGCGTCTTAAGGGTCAAAGACACAGCCTCGAGTGAGGAGATAAGAAGGGCATATTACAGGATGGCAAAGGAATTTCATCCTGACAGGCATTTCTCTTTGCCCCATGAGGAGAAAAGCAAGTTAAACGCATTGTTTTCGTATATAACGACTGCTTACTCAACCCTTACGAACCCAACATCGAGAAAGCAATACGATACGGCACTTTCAGACAAACCTCAAAGGTCATTTTCAAATGAAGAGACAGCGTCTCAAAAATTCGAGCAGGGCATGATTGAGCTTAAGCGAGGAAAATTCTCCGAATCCGCAAGACTTTTCTCGGAGGCAACCTATTACGACAACTCCATTGCAAAATACCACTACTACTATGGCAGTGCCCTGAGAAGACTCGAAAAACACAAAGAGGCTGAAAAGGCAGTAGGCAGAGCCCTTAAGATTGACCCATTCAATGCGGATTACCTGTCAGAGGCAGGGCTTATATATTTGAGCCTCGGATTCACCTTAAGGGCAAAGGGAAATTTCGAAAAGGCACTTAAGACAATGCCAACAAATCAAAAGGCAAAAGAAGGACTGGCAAAAATATCCGAGATTGAAAAGGCAGGATAG